The following nucleotide sequence is from Saccharothrix texasensis.
TCCAGCGCGCCGTGACCGACGACCAGAACGGCGTGATCGGCTGCGTGTGGATCCCGGCCGGGCAGTGGCGGCAGGAGAAGAAGGTCCTGACCGACGACCCGCTCAACCGGGGCCAGTACAACCAGGTGGGCATCCGGGACGTGACGATCCGCGGTGCGGGCATGTGGCACTCGCAGCTCTACACGCTCACCGAGCCGCACCTCGCGCAGGGGAGCATCAACCACCCGCACGAGGGCAATTTCGGGTTCGACGTCGACGCGAACACGAAGATCTCGGACATCGCGATCTTCGGCTCGGGCCGGATCCGCGGCGGCGCGGGCGGCGCCGAGGGCGGGGTGGCCCTCAACGGCCGGTTCGGCGTCGGGACGAAGATCACGAACGTGTGGATCGAGCACGCCAACGTCGGCGTGTGGGTCGGCCGTGACTACGACAACATCCCCGAGCTGTGGGGGCCCGCCGACGGGGTCGAGTTCAGCGGCATGAGGATCCGCGACACCTACGCCGACGGGATCAACTTCACCAACGGCACGCGCAACTCGCGGGTCTTCGACTCGTCGTTCCGCACCACCGGTGACGACTCGCTGGCGGTGTGGGCGAACCGCTACGTCAAGGACCAGGCGGTCGACGTCGCGCACGACAACGCGTTCGTGAACAACACGATCCAGTTGCCGTGGCGGGCCAACGGCGTCGCGATCTACGGCGGCCACGGCAACAAGGTGGAGAACAACCTCGTCTACGACACCATGAACTACCCGGGCATCATGCTGGCGACCGACCACGACCCGTTGCCGTTCTCCGGTCAGACCCTGATCGCCAACAACGCCCTGTTCCGCACGGGCGGGGCGTTCTGGGGCGAGGCGCAGGAGTTCGGCGCGATCACGTTGTTCGCGCAGAGCCGCGACATCACCGGGGTGACGATCCGCGACACCGAGATCCACGACTCGACGTACGACGGCATCCAGTTCAAGTCGGGCGGCGGCACCGTGCCCGGGGTGGTCATCAGCAACGTCCGCATCGACCGCTCCACCAACGGAGCGGGCATCCTGGCCATGGGCGGCGCCCGCGGCAGCGCGACCTTGACGAACGTGACCATCACCAACTCGGCCGCCGGAGCCGTCGTCGTCGAACCGGGCTCGCAGTTCACCATCACCGGCGCCCCGACCACCACCGCGACCGGCCGGCGCGGCCAGGGCGTCTCCTGACCGGGGTCGGTCCCTCTCGAAGTCGCAGCAGGGGTCCCCGCCAAGGGGACCCCTGCTGCGAGTCACCGGTGGGGTACGACAATTCCGGGCCCGCGCTCGGGCCGACCGGGCCCGGGGCAGGCAGGACGTCAGGTGGCGTCCGGGTCGTACGGGGGGCGCTCGCCGCGTTCCAGGGGACGCTCGCGGCTGGTGGTGTCGCGGGCCGGGGGGACGGCGGGGTGGCCGTTCGGCTTCTCGGCCGGGTCGTCGTCCCACAGGTGCTTCGTGATCGCGCGCTTGGGGTCGAAGTTGCGCAGCTCCCGCAGGTCTTCGAGGGGCTTGCGCAGCTGCTCGAACTCGGGCCCCATCTCCTGCTTGAGCTGCTCCCGCGCGCCGGTCGCGTACTCGCGGACGCGGCGGACGGTCTTGCCGACCCACGCGGCGGCGTCGGGCAGTCGTTCCGGGCCCAGGATGAACAGGCCCGCCACGACGATGACGAGGATCTCAAGCCACCCGATGCTGTCGAACACCCTCGTGCCCCACCTTCCGCGCCCCAAGCCCTGGCTGCCAGCGTAGCCGTCAGTCGGACCGCAAAGTCACCTGCACGGTCAGCTCACGGCCCTGCCTGGCCAGCACGACCGGCACGGTCTCGCCGATTTCATGGTCCCGCACCGCGACGGTCAGCTCCGCGGCGTTGCGCACCATCCGGTCGCCGACCCGGGTGATCACGTCGCCTTCCTCGATGCCCGCCGCGTCGGCCGCACCGCCGTCGGGCACGTTCTGCACCTGCGCGCCCTCCGCCGTCTCCGCCGAGGCCGACCGCACGTTGATGTTCATGTCGGCGTGCTTGACCTCGCCGTCGCGGATCAACGCCTGCGACACCTTGCGCGCGTAGTTGCCGGAGATCGCGAACCCGAGGCCGACCGAGCCGCCGGTCTCGGTGCGGATCGACGAGTTGATGCCGACCAGCGCGCCGGACGAGTCGACGAGCGCGCCGCCGGAGTTGCCGGGGTTGATGGCCGCGTCGGTCTGGATCGCGTCGTAGGTGACCTGCGGCCCGCCGTTCTCGCCCGCCGCCGTCACGGGCCGGTGCAGGGCGCTGACGATGCCCTCGGTCACGGTGTTCGACAGCGACAGCGGCGAGCCGATCGCGAGCACGGTGTCGCCCACCGCCAGCTCGTCGGAGTCGCCGAACTGCAGCACGGTCGGGTTGTCCACCTCGACCTTGATCACCGCGAGGTCGGTCTTGGAGTCGCGGCCGACGACCTGCGCCACGGCCCGCTTGCCGTCGGTGAAGACCACGGTCAGCTTCGCCGACGTGTCCTGCACCGCCGGGGCGACCACGTGGTCGTTGGTCAGCACGTAGCCCTCGCCGTCGATGACCACGCCGGAGCCGACGCCGGCCACGCTGGCGCCCTTGAACTCGATGGACACGACGCTGGGCGTGACCCGCTGGGCGATGTCGGCGACCGACCCGACGGGCCGTTCCTTGCCGGGCTTGACCTCGGCGAGCGTGACGCCGCCGTCGGTGAGCGGGTTGCCGACGCGGCCCATCAGCCAGCCGACCAGGCCGCCGCCGGCGCCGACCACCAGCGCGGCCACCATCAGCAGCACCAGGCCCATCGGCTTGACGCGCCGCCCGAACAGCAGTTCGGGCACGCTGAGCTGCGGTCCGGGCCGGGGTTCCGGCTCGGGTCCGGTGTCGGGCTGCTCGGTGACGGCGGGCGGGCCGATGACGGCCGACGCGCCCGGGTCGCGCCACGCGTCGCCCGCCGGTTTGCCCTCCCAGAAGACGGGCTCCACCTCGGGCTCGCCGTTCAGGTCGACCGGCGGTCGTTGCAGGAGGGTGTCGTCGTCGCCGCGCGGCCGGCCGAACGCGGTGGACAGCGCTTCCGGTGGCGGCGGCGCGAGCTGGACGGACGAGTGGCCGTTGAGGCCGGGGCGGTCGGCGGAGAAGGCGCCCGCCACGCCCCGCGGCCGGCCGAACACGGCTTGCTGACCGGGGTCGACGGCCGGGCGGTTCAGCGGACGGGGTGCGAGCCTGCGGTGCGCCCCGTCGTCAACACCCGACCTGGGAGTCCCGTTGCCCTGCTCTGGCTCGCTCATCGCTCCCCGCACGTCGTCACACCATGGTTCTCGCGGGGCAATCGTGACCGATGACCGGTGAAGTTGCCGTCAGCGGGCTGGTCAGCGGCCCAGGACGCCGGTGTTCACGGCGGGGCGCAGCACGCCGACGGGTTCGCGGTCGTCGATCGACGCCGGCGCGACCACGGGCGAGGGCTGCGGGGAGTTGCCCTGCGCGGGCGGCGGCGCGGTGTCCTCGCTGCCCGGTGCGACCAGGGCGAGCGCGCCGAGCATGAGGCCGGACACGACGACGCCGGCGCCTTGGCGGGCGCGTCGGCCCCCGAACAGGCCGGTGCCGAAGAGACCCGTGCCGATGCGGCTACCGCCGCCGGTCCCGAAAGGGCGGCCGGACCCCAGCACGGGACCGTCGCCGAACGCGACCCGGTCGGGCCGCTGGACCGTGACGAGCTGGCCGTCCTCGGACACCGCGAGGCCGTCCGGCGCGCTGGGCAGCTCCACTTCCTGCGGGATCGCGCCCAGCCTGGCCAGCAGGCTCGCGGGCGCGCACGGCGCGTCGGCCGCGCGCACGGCGGAGCGGGCCTGCTGCTGCGAGTACGCCTCGGCCGCGCAGAACGGGCAGCGCTGGAGGTGCGCGGACGCCCGGTTGTGCGCCGAGGCCGTCAGCTCGCCGTCGACGAAGGCGACGACCGCGTCGGGCAGCAGGTGCTGCTCGGGCAGTTGCCAACCTCGCAGGTCGGTCATGCAGAGTCCTCCAAGGCCAGACCCCGACGGCGTTCCAGTGCGACCCTCAGGGCCTGGCGGCCCCGGTGGATCCTGCTCCTCACGGTACCGAGTTTGACGCCGAGGGTGGCGCCGATCTCCTCGTAGGAGAGTCCTTCCACGTCGCACAGGACGACGGCGGCGCGGAACTCGGGCGGCAGCTCGTCCAGCGCGGCCTGCAACTCCGGGTCGAGGTGCGTGTCGTCGTAGATCTCCTCGGGCGTGGGGTCGTCGCCCGGGATGCGGTCGGTCTCCTCGGGCAGGGCCTCCATGCGCACGCGGGAGCGGCGGCGGGCCATGTCGAGGAACAGGTTCGTGGTGATGC
It contains:
- the tatB gene encoding Sec-independent protein translocase protein TatB; its protein translation is MFDSIGWLEILVIVVAGLFILGPERLPDAAAWVGKTVRRVREYATGAREQLKQEMGPEFEQLRKPLEDLRELRNFDPKRAITKHLWDDDPAEKPNGHPAVPPARDTTSRERPLERGERPPYDPDAT
- the sigE gene encoding RNA polymerase sigma factor SigE, with the translated sequence MPKQPTATPTAPIEDADWIAPSWDQVVREHADRVYRLAYRLSGNQHDAEDLTQETFIRVFRSLASYKPGTFEGWLHRITTNLFLDMARRRSRVRMEALPEETDRIPGDDPTPEEIYDDTHLDPELQAALDELPPEFRAAVVLCDVEGLSYEEIGATLGVKLGTVRSRIHRGRQALRVALERRRGLALEDSA
- a CDS encoding anti-sigma factor family protein codes for the protein MTDLRGWQLPEQHLLPDAVVAFVDGELTASAHNRASAHLQRCPFCAAEAYSQQQARSAVRAADAPCAPASLLARLGAIPQEVELPSAPDGLAVSEDGQLVTVQRPDRVAFGDGPVLGSGRPFGTGGGSRIGTGLFGTGLFGGRRARQGAGVVVSGLMLGALALVAPGSEDTAPPPAQGNSPQPSPVVAPASIDDREPVGVLRPAVNTGVLGR
- a CDS encoding S1C family serine protease; translation: MSEPEQGNGTPRSGVDDGAHRRLAPRPLNRPAVDPGQQAVFGRPRGVAGAFSADRPGLNGHSSVQLAPPPPEALSTAFGRPRGDDDTLLQRPPVDLNGEPEVEPVFWEGKPAGDAWRDPGASAVIGPPAVTEQPDTGPEPEPRPGPQLSVPELLFGRRVKPMGLVLLMVAALVVGAGGGLVGWLMGRVGNPLTDGGVTLAEVKPGKERPVGSVADIAQRVTPSVVSIEFKGASVAGVGSGVVIDGEGYVLTNDHVVAPAVQDTSAKLTVVFTDGKRAVAQVVGRDSKTDLAVIKVEVDNPTVLQFGDSDELAVGDTVLAIGSPLSLSNTVTEGIVSALHRPVTAAGENGGPQVTYDAIQTDAAINPGNSGGALVDSSGALVGINSSIRTETGGSVGLGFAISGNYARKVSQALIRDGEVKHADMNINVRSASAETAEGAQVQNVPDGGAADAAGIEEGDVITRVGDRMVRNAAELTVAVRDHEIGETVPVVLARQGRELTVQVTLRSD